A segment of the Elaeis guineensis isolate ETL-2024a chromosome 6, EG11, whole genome shotgun sequence genome:
gaaagaggagactcGGGCCCAGAATGCCCAGCTCCACGCTGCCGTCTCGGTGGCCGCCGTCGccgcggcggttgccgcgatcgCAGCCGCCACCGCCGCCACCTCGGGGTCGGGCAAGGACGACCGTGCCGCCAGGACCGACATGGCGGTGGCGTCCGCCGCGACCCTCGTAGCCGCGCACTGTGTCGAGGCTGCCGAGTCCATGGGGGCCGAGCGCGAACACCTGGCGTCGGTCGTCGGTTCCGCTGTTAATGTCCGGACCCCTGGGGATATCGTCACTCTTACTGCAGCTGCTGCCACTGGTAACCATGATTCTTGTTACAGAGATTTCCTCAGCCCGGTTATATCTCATCCAGTTGAGAGACGTAAGATTTGCTCTGGGTTGGCAGCACTGCGTGGGGCGGCGACATTGAAGGCCAGGGCGCTTAAAGAGGTATGGAACATAGCGGCCGTCATCCCGGTGGAGAAGGGAGGGATGGGAGGCCACCATGATCATCGCCACCATAAGCAGCACAAGGAATTGGATAGCAATGGAAGCAGTTTCAGTGATGAGCTTGTACAGGACGAGGAGAACTTCCTTGGCCTCTGTAGCCAGGAGCTTCTCGCCCGGGGGACAGAGCTTCTCAAACGCACCCGGAAAGGTCTACTACAGTCGTCATTGCCAACCTTCTTATTAATTAATGATTGAAATTAGAGTCCAAAGGAAGCATTGGCAttgattttctttgtgtttgatgATTTGTAATTGCAGGTGCGCTTCATTGGAAGATCGTTTCGGTGTACATCAATCGCATGGGCGTGGTAAGCTGGTTGCTACCATTTGTATCTCATTGTTAGCATTCTTCACTCCAAGATGTTAAGTTATTTTGTTCTGCTGAGACTCTGCAGGTAATGCTTAAGATGAAGAGCAGGCATGTTGCAGGAACTATCACTAAGAAGAAAAAGAGTCAGTCCCACGCAGCTCATTAATGGAAGTCCAATATTGCAGTTCTATTTCCTTTTCATGGTCTAATGGGGATGCTCTGGAACTGTTTGCTGCAGGCGTGGTTATGGAGGTTTGCAAGGATATCCAAGCATGGCCGGGCCGACACTTGCTGGAAGGTGGAGAGCAACGGCGCTACTTTGGACTGAGGACGGCGGAGCGCCGGGTCATCGAGTTCGAATGCAGGAGCCAGAGGGAGTATGAGATGTGGACGCAGGGAGTATCCCGCCTCCTCAATATCGCCGGCGAGAGGAAGCACCTCGCATGAGGGGGAGAGACCGATGCAAATGATCAGCCATTTGCTAGCTGTGGAGTTGAGGAAAGGAATGATGGCTTGTGACCCAACTGGAATTAATGGCTTGGCAAGAATTTTTGTAATCAGAGAAATGTGTGAAGTGGGTTCCATCTGCCATtgtagaaagagaaaagagaagttaATGAAATCGACCAGAGGGGTTCTTTACTGGATTTGCTTTTCCTGTTTGGTTTTTCTTATGGAAGTGATAATGAACAAAGGGTACCATGTTCTGCTGTTGCACAGTTGCGGATGGAAAGAATCTTTGACtgaagaaaagcaaaaaaaaaaaaaaaaaaaaaattcgcgGAAAGAGCACAACTCTGTGGGCTCCTGTCTTTCTTTCTCATCTGCCGAAAAGAAAATCTGTCCATTTTGGCTCTTTATACATGACTgctcattgataaataatttcaCACAAATGAATACTTCATATGTAAAGTTATAATCCCCTCCATACCGACAGTATTTCAATTGAAAGACCCATTCAACACTACAAGGCCACTCTCAGAAGCACATTACAATTTGAAAGTCTGGAAGTAATTGCTGATATATGGTTACAGTTATGTCAAAGCATACAGGCAAAACCTGTTGTTACCCATGACCAACTTGCAATCTATGCATTAATAAGGTTGAGTATTATGAATCACTACCACTGAAGAGTGTTAGCAAAGCCATGAAAAGATTGACAATGTCGAGATACAAAGAAATGGCAGCACAGACATATTCATCATAGCTATGGCGCTTGATCAGATTGTCGGTGTCGTAGATGATGAAACCCGAAAAAATAAGCGCCGCCAAGCACCCATAGATCGTCGTTCCGACCTTTCCAAATGGGATGAAAATCTGCAGGAGCATAGCAGAGAAGCTCAGCACCAGGTCATAAAGAAAGGAATTGGGAGAGCTTAAACCTTGGGATGGTTACACAAGGGACAGGGGAGGTCCACTGACCTGGACAAAGCAGTATATCATCAACACCAGAAGGGCTGCAAACAAGAATGGCCCAAGGAAGTTGAAATCATGGCCTCTTTTCGCAGCCCAGAATGTGTACATGGTGAGCCCAACAACAACAACAGCCGTCAGAGATGCAGCTTCCAGTATAACTTTCCCTGCACCAAAATTGAAACAAATGACACAATGAACTGTAAACCTAGAACGTCAATATCATCATGCGATTCTAATACTGAGCTGTGTGTCCAAGTATCAATTTCAAGACACACAAAAGATTAAAATAATCAACTAAATGGATCAGTTAGTTGATGAGTAAGTAGAACTATGAAAGAAGAAAAATCCTTGACAAGCAAAGAAGACTAATATCTGTTGAAGGAATTGCTCATAGACAGTAAGTTTGAACGATgtaataaagaaacaaaaatcaaTAAAATAGTGAACTACTCTCACTGACAACCCCGAGAAAAAAGAAGGGTTAACCCTGTTTAGGGATAAAAGGCTCATGATCGGGTGGCCGGCGACCTCATAAGCAAAGTTTTTCAGGCATCAGCACCATCGCTAACTTTGCAGGGTTGTTTAGCAGTACTCTAACGAAAATGAGCAAGCATTTTCCCTCTTCTACTTGGGCTGATACATTtatctaatatacatatatatgttgaTTAAGGGAAGGTTTTAAGATCAGCTCCAAATTATACTGTCAACTCACTGCAACATAGTGCCAAATTCCTGAATGACGTTCGTTGCCTATTGGCAGGAGGTGTGCCCATCTTGACTACAATAAAACGGTACCGGCAATTCatcctttttaaaaaataatcactGTCAACATACAGTAGGAGTCCACCTAGCCAATCAAATAGAACAACGAGCAATGCTCCAACACCCCCAGTGTAGTCACATTCTCAAAAGTACTTTTGGTTTGGCGGTCCTAACCCTTCTGAACAACCGCGCAGTAAATGGTCAGGAACAAGTGACACTGAACGATCAGAGAGCACAGACAATGTTATGATCTTTATAGGAATGGCACGAACAAGTGACAGTCAAAGATACCGTAAGGTTTCAAGTTGGTCTCCTGCCAATGGAATGTTAGAAATGATGTTATGATATTTATAGGAATGACAAAAAATGTCCCCCCAGAAGTATAACATCCGAAGAAGATAACTCAATCATAGACAAAGGGTAATATAGTGGATCACAAAGAAACACTGAGCAGTGTGCTTGAAGATGGAATGTTCATCAAGGATGAAGTTGAATCCAGACAGTTGATGAAGTAATCTGAGGAGAAGTATTCTACCATCTCAGAATGGGAAGGACTGCCCATATAGGCAGTGACTTGGTGGAATGGAACAGAACAGTTTAGGGAAACTGAAAGACTGAAACGAGAAAACTGAAATGTAAGGATGCATAAAGTGTTGCTTCTTTCTGCAAGCTAAGATGATTTGGCTATTTGGACCTGGACGCCAATTTAAGGGAAATCAGTAATGTCATCTATAGAATGCAACAGGGCTACATTCAGCTGTAAAAGGCTGTTAACAAAATGGGCTTGAGATCCTTTACCAAAAAAAACGAAAAATCGGGCTTGAGAATCACAGAAGCCAGAGATCTGCTAACCAGTCAAAAGACTTCACTAGAATAAGGACAGCCAGGAAGTTACAGTGCAGGCTCTGTAGCATGAAGTTACAGTGCCAGCAAGCATCTGAAATCTCGCCAGAATGCTGAAAAAACATCAAAAGACTACATTTTCTTTATGTTGTTTAATACTGGAATTCTCATATTCTATGCATCCAAACAAGATTCAGTTGTTTTTTCTTACTGAAACCATTGTTGAAAGTCACCTCAGCATGCTATCCGAAATCAGTGTTTATTCAGAACTAAGtaattcttcttattctttttaccCAATTTACACCAGCTTACCGACTTTTAAGATCCAAAGTCCAACTAATAATTTAACTGAATAGTTCAGAAACTGTATCTATGTTGCACTTTGTCCACTATCAGAACCAAATCTGAAGCTTATCACATActtctcatccaaaaaaaaaaacagaaaaaaaaagaaaaaaaaaatttagaaaaaaaattacccAGTGAATACTAAAAGTTGATAACCCTCCATTTTATAAACCCCTAAGCAAATTACTGTAGCCATGTCCGTATATATAAACTAATTGAGACCCTACAACCTTTCAGTGACAGAAAACAGCCTAAAATTTTATGTAGAAGTGTGTGTTTTTATtcatattttgatcattttaattAAGCATTGGCATTATCTGTAATGTATAAGtgtcatttattttttctttttgttctatCTTCACCCAAAACTTGTTAATATCAACAATTTAACTACAAGTCTAACAGCAAAGCACTCAACAACAGTttgcttctccaactctttttcccCAAAAAATCAGGGGTTTCCTTCTCTAACAAAATTCCAAAATATTTTGTTGGGGTATGTGGTGGGGAGTATTGATGCTCTGTTTATGTATTACTCCCTCTTTTGTCATGGTATTGTATAATTTTGTCTTGTATATATGCCATTAATAAATCTGGGAGAGGCCATCGCTTCCTCCAttccactaaaaaaaaaaaaaaaaatccaaaatataaaCGTTATATATAAAGATTTAGTGGTGCTCTTTGCCCATTATACTCtctgtataaaaaaaatttgatgccgtCTTATATTCTGTTTTCTTACTACCTCATAATTCAAGGAATATTTAGAAGAATAATCTAATTACATCGTTTCCTTCTCGAATTCAAATACCAAAAGCAAGAATTCCCTTTGCCACAAACTTAACACAAAAACAGGCATCAAAATGATTGTTTTCTTTCTCTGCTCATGGGATTTCTTTCAGCAGTAAGACAAATATGAATGCACATTAAAAACAGTTTGCTCTTTACCGCTCCTTGTTGCACATGCTAACCCGACCGTAAGGCTGATGCAGATCGTGAACAGAATGAGGAGAACCAAGTTTATCGGATGGCGCTCGCGAAAGTATATCATTGGCAGCATAACTGTTCCGCGGACGGAGGACAATGTCATCAAAATCACAACTTTTTTCGCCAAAAATATCCAGAAAACAAGAAAAGAATCATCACAACATGTGAATTCCATGAGCTTCGGAAAAAGTACCGAGTAATGGCGCGATGCTTATTAGAATAAGGACGGCCAATGAGGCAGGGGTGCGAGCGAGGAGGAAGCGGGAGATGGGTGGGACGAAGATGACGACGCAGGCGACGGCGATGGTGAGCAGAATCTGGATGACGACGATGGTGTAGACCTTTCGAACGAAGGCCCACCGAATCTGTGGGTTCTCGATCATGTTGGGGTATAGAGCGCCACCGCCCACCCCGGCCTCGATGTCGTGCTGCTTGTTCTTCCCCATCTTGTGCTCCTCGGGCTTCTCTTCCAAGAGGTGGATAGGATTGGCGATGGCCCAAGGTTTGGATTGGAATGgagagaaggggaggagagggGAATTAGGGTTTGGAAAAGGGGGTGAGAGGATGGTGGAGGGGCGGAAGAGAAGGGTGGGGAAGCCCGGCCACCAGCACGTAAACGGAAGGGGCGGGGCACGCGGCTTTTCTATTTGTATCAAGTTTGGGCTGGAGTTGGACCGTTTTGGACCAACTGCTAACGGTCGCAGGGAAGGGGTTGTTTTCCTTGTTTGGTTGAAAGACGGGGTTTTATCTTTAGCTTTGAGACATATGTAGAtagattaataatattttttattaaaaaattttaaaaatatcataaaagatttttagttgatattaaaaaatattatgaaatatcaaaaaatattaaagagATATTCAAACGATATGTCATATTAgacaatatcaaaaaatattaaaaaatattagaaaagattttcaattagCTAATGTACGGTATTAGAGAGTATCGGAAAAATTTCTACAATATGTTTTATATGTACTAAAATCATAGGATTTCGATTCTGTTTATTTCTTACACATGGGATTTCAATTATCTACATctttatatttgtgtgtgtgtatatatatatatattattctagtCAAtacaaaattgtaataaatttttcTACTCAATTTTAATACATCTGaaaatctttcttaatttttcttgatattctCTAATACTTTTTAGCACTAAAGATAAAAGTGGCCCAGATAATATCCA
Coding sequences within it:
- the LOC105046590 gene encoding LOW QUALITY PROTEIN: VAN3-binding protein (The sequence of the model RefSeq protein was modified relative to this genomic sequence to represent the inferred CDS: inserted 1 base in 1 codon) produces the protein MDDPKDPWRPEHPHPASALRPPEAPRDPMEFLSRSWSASALEVSKALVPPLPSPPGAILEDAAGELEEAAVAGNXFSFASSATSQLVMERIMSQSEVSPLTSGRLSHSSGPLNGGQSGGSLSDSPPVSPSDIDDVKMQLCRASITPKPQAYRGGSKTVGRWLKDRREKKKEETRAQNAQLHAAVSVAAVAAAVAAIAAATAATSGSGKDDRAARTDMAVASAATLVAAHCVEAAESMGAEREHLASVVGSAVNVRTPGDIVTLTAAAATALRGAATLKARALKEVWNIAAVIPVEKGGMGGHHDHRHHKQHKELDSNGSSFSDELVQDEENFLGLCSQELLARGTELLKRTRKGALHWKIVSVYINRMGVVMLKMKSRHVAGTITKKKKSVVMEVCKDIQAWPGRHLLEGGEQRRYFGLRTAERRVIEFECRSQREYEMWTQGVSRLLNIAGERKHLA
- the LOC105046589 gene encoding protein LIFEGUARD 4; translation: MGKNKQHDIEAGVGGGALYPNMIENPQIRWAFVRKVYTIVVIQILLTIAVACVVIFVPPISRFLLARTPASLAVLILISIAPLLVMLPMIYFRERHPINLVLLILFTICISLTVGLACATRSGKVILEAASLTAVVVVGLTMYTFWAAKRGHDFNFLGPFLFAALLVLMIYCFVQIFIPFGKVGTTIYGCLAALIFSGFIIYDTDNLIKRHSYDEYVCAAISLYLDIVNLFMALLTLFSGSDS